A genome region from Dolichospermum compactum NIES-806 includes the following:
- a CDS encoding DUF6825 family protein, translating into MSNPLVQAFFVGRAVAEVINERVEVALTDALSELGKFDAEAKEQLRQFTEEVMARANRAAESSATGTTTGNSSSGGDSVDLQTEIDELRAEIALLRSELQKHRNAAK; encoded by the coding sequence ATGAGTAATCCCCTTGTGCAAGCCTTTTTCGTAGGCAGAGCAGTAGCTGAAGTGATTAATGAGCGTGTAGAAGTCGCCTTGACTGATGCTTTGAGTGAATTAGGCAAATTTGATGCTGAAGCTAAAGAGCAACTACGCCAGTTTACAGAAGAAGTGATGGCACGAGCTAATCGGGCTGCAGAATCGTCTGCAACTGGAACAACTACAGGTAATAGTTCATCTGGGGGAGATTCAGTAGACTTACAGACTGAAATTGACGAATTAAGGGCAGAAATTGCTCTATTAAGAAGTGAATTGCAGAAGCATCGTAATGCTGCAAAATAG
- a CDS encoding NblA/ycf18 family protein: MNQRTELSLEQQFSIRSFATQVQHMSHEQAQDFLVKLYEQMVVREATYQEMLKHQWGLESDPNMA, translated from the coding sequence ATGAATCAACGAACTGAACTATCTTTGGAACAGCAATTTAGCATTCGCTCCTTTGCCACACAAGTCCAACACATGAGCCACGAACAAGCTCAGGATTTTTTGGTTAAACTGTATGAGCAAATGGTCGTCCGTGAAGCAACTTACCAAGAAATGCTCAAACACCAATGGGGTCTAGAATCAGATCCCAATATGGCATAG
- a CDS encoding type ISP restriction/modification enzyme, translating to MSRLLVTQYQAEVEKIIQYGGSRKETSIRVAFQNLLNEYCKPRDFLLIPELDYRLPNGKLVYPDGTIKDALRLDWGYWESKDQYDKLDEEIEKKLNKGYPDSNILFEDSQTAVLIQSGQETQRVTMGDADAIDGIINNFINYVRPEVRDFREAISIFKQDLPTVLDSLRKLIKCQEGNNILFETARDKFFNICQKSINPEITLLDIQEMIIQHILTEDIFINIFSESQFHQENNVARELQGVISTFFTGSLKRNTLGSIERYYAVIRRTAANIVNHQEKQKFLKALYENFYKAYNPKAADRLGIVYTPNEIVRFMIESTDFLVHKHFGKLLADKDVEILDPATGTGTFITELIDYLPTHSLQHKYKHEIHCNEVAILPYYIANLNIEFTYKQKMGVYEEFENICFVDTLDNTSFEGKQLDLFAMTVENTARIKRQNDRTISVIIGNPPYNANQQNENDNNANRDYPAIDKLIKESYVKHSNAQKTKVYDMYTRFIRWGTDRLGDNGILAFITNSSFIDKTTFDGFRKVLESDFSEVYIIDLGGDVRSNPKLSGMKNNVFGIQTGVAISFMVRQDNKKNLPCKIYYIRLPEFDIAEEKLNFLVHNEFSKLSFEHISPDDKYNWINKSNTNFNDLTPLIDDNRKGINSIFSFISNGVVTARDEWVYDYNEIKLMEKINYISTFYNQKIENFPLNTIDETGEYFDETIKWSDSLKASFRSKKMAFISQEHIKQNIIESSYRPFTKVYYYADVLFSDRLTSVHNKLLGLNLRNHNLIISVTCHKQVPFVVQCTKQIYDYGFGSRDTKGFSLYKYDKEGKRIDNITDWGLKQIQTHYQDETITKIDIFHYTYAVLHNPAYRSKYELNLKRDFPRLPYYENFRKWVNWGKQLMELHINYETVTPYNLTRLDIPLKDNQKTPKPKLKADKIKGSIILDDVTTLENIPKIAWEYMLGNRCALEWILDQYKEKKPKDPTIAEKFNTYRFADYKEQVIDLLMRVCTVSVETMNIIREME from the coding sequence ATGTCTAGACTCCTGGTGACACAATATCAAGCCGAAGTAGAAAAAATCATTCAATATGGTGGTTCTCGCAAAGAAACATCCATTCGCGTCGCTTTCCAAAACCTGTTAAACGAATATTGTAAACCTAGAGATTTTTTACTGATTCCTGAATTAGATTATAGATTACCCAATGGTAAACTTGTTTATCCTGATGGCACAATTAAAGACGCTTTGCGCTTAGATTGGGGTTATTGGGAAAGTAAAGACCAATACGACAAATTAGACGAGGAAATAGAAAAGAAATTAAATAAAGGTTATCCCGATAGTAATATACTATTTGAAGATTCTCAAACTGCGGTTTTAATTCAATCTGGACAAGAAACCCAGCGCGTGACTATGGGCGATGCTGACGCAATAGATGGTATTATTAATAACTTTATTAATTATGTCCGCCCTGAAGTACGGGACTTTCGGGAAGCAATAAGTATATTTAAGCAAGATTTACCCACTGTACTAGATTCTCTCAGAAAGTTGATAAAATGTCAAGAGGGTAATAATATATTATTTGAAACCGCCAGAGATAAGTTTTTTAATATTTGTCAAAAGTCTATAAATCCTGAAATTACCTTGTTAGATATTCAGGAAATGATCATCCAACATATTTTAACAGAAGATATTTTTATTAATATATTTAGCGAGTCACAATTTCATCAAGAAAATAACGTAGCGCGGGAATTACAAGGGGTAATTTCCACCTTTTTTACTGGAAGTTTAAAAAGAAATACTTTAGGAAGTATTGAAAGATATTATGCAGTTATTAGACGCACTGCGGCTAATATCGTTAATCATCAAGAAAAACAGAAGTTTCTCAAAGCGTTGTATGAGAACTTTTATAAAGCTTATAATCCTAAAGCTGCGGATAGGTTAGGAATTGTCTATACTCCCAATGAAATTGTCCGGTTCATGATAGAGAGTACAGATTTTTTAGTACATAAACATTTTGGGAAGTTGTTAGCAGATAAAGATGTAGAGATTTTAGATCCTGCGACGGGAACGGGGACTTTTATTACTGAGTTAATTGATTATTTACCAACCCATAGTTTACAGCACAAATATAAACATGAGATTCATTGTAATGAGGTGGCTATTTTACCTTATTACATTGCAAATTTGAATATTGAATTTACCTATAAGCAGAAAATGGGGGTGTATGAGGAGTTTGAAAATATTTGTTTTGTGGATACTTTGGATAATACCTCTTTTGAGGGTAAGCAATTGGATTTGTTTGCTATGACTGTGGAGAATACTGCGAGAATCAAAAGACAGAATGATAGAACTATTTCTGTGATTATTGGTAATCCTCCTTATAATGCAAATCAACAAAATGAGAACGATAATAATGCTAATCGTGATTATCCAGCAATAGATAAGTTGATTAAAGAAAGTTATGTAAAACATAGTAATGCTCAGAAAACGAAAGTTTATGATATGTATACTCGTTTTATTCGCTGGGGTACGGATAGATTAGGAGATAATGGTATATTAGCATTTATCACAAATTCTTCCTTTATTGACAAGACAACTTTTGATGGATTTAGAAAGGTTCTTGAGTCTGATTTTAGTGAGGTTTATATTATTGATTTAGGAGGTGATGTTAGAAGTAATCCGAAATTATCAGGGATGAAAAATAATGTCTTTGGTATTCAAACAGGTGTAGCTATTAGCTTTATGGTAAGACAGGATAATAAAAAGAATCTTCCTTGCAAAATATACTATATTCGTCTTCCAGAATTTGATATCGCAGAAGAAAAGTTAAATTTCTTGGTACACAATGAGTTCAGTAAATTATCTTTTGAACATATTAGTCCAGACGATAAGTATAATTGGATTAATAAATCTAATACAAATTTCAACGATTTAACTCCTCTGATTGATGATAATAGAAAAGGTATCAACTCTATTTTTTCCTTTATTTCCAATGGGGTTGTAACTGCAAGAGATGAATGGGTTTATGATTATAATGAAATAAAATTGATGGAAAAAATAAATTATATAAGTACATTCTATAATCAGAAAATAGAGAACTTCCCGTTAAATACAATAGATGAAACTGGTGAATATTTTGATGAAACAATAAAATGGAGTGATTCTTTAAAAGCTAGTTTTCGATCAAAAAAAATGGCTTTTATTTCTCAAGAACATATTAAACAAAATATTATTGAGTCATCATATCGTCCTTTTACTAAAGTTTACTATTATGCTGATGTATTATTTAGTGATCGTTTAACTTCTGTACATAATAAATTATTAGGATTAAATTTAAGAAATCATAATTTGATAATTTCTGTAACCTGTCATAAACAAGTACCTTTTGTTGTTCAATGTACTAAACAAATTTATGATTATGGTTTTGGTTCAAGAGATACTAAGGGATTTTCATTATATAAATATGACAAAGAAGGAAAACGCATTGATAACATAACCGACTGGGGACTAAAACAAATTCAAACCCATTACCAAGATGAAACAATTACCAAAATAGACATCTTTCATTATACCTACGCAGTCCTACATAACCCAGCTTATCGCAGCAAATACGAACTCAACCTCAAACGCGACTTTCCCCGCTTACCATATTATGAAAACTTCCGAAAATGGGTTAACTGGGGAAAACAACTCATGGAATTACATATTAACTATGAAACAGTTACACCTTATAACCTAACCCGTCTTGATATTCCCTTAAAAGACAACCAAAAAACACCCAAACCTAAACTAAAAGCTGATAAAATCAAAGGTAGTATTATCTTAGATGATGTCACCACATTAGAAAATATTCCGAAAATCGCGTGGGAATATATGCTAGGTAATCGTTGTGCGTTAGAATGGATATTAGATCAATATAAAGAAAAGAAACCAAAAGATCCAACCATTGCGGAAAAATTCAATACCTATCGTTTCGCAGATTATAAAGAACAGGTGATAGATTTATTAATGAGAGTCTGTACCGTGAGTGTAGAAACAATGAATATAATTAGAGAAATGGAATAA
- a CDS encoding BrnT family toxin, with protein MQFEWDEAKNLENIRKHQIDFEDVYKIFESPMLIEEDERFDYGEERWFGIGFLGNGVAVVVWTEKQGNVIRIISARKANRYERKKFEQYLTD; from the coding sequence ATGCAGTTTGAGTGGGACGAAGCGAAAAATTTAGAAAATATCCGTAAACATCAGATTGACTTTGAAGATGTTTATAAAATCTTTGAAAGTCCAATGCTGATTGAGGAAGATGAACGTTTTGACTATGGTGAAGAAAGATGGTTTGGTATTGGTTTTTTAGGAAATGGAGTCGCTGTAGTTGTTTGGACCGAAAAACAAGGCAATGTAATTAGAATTATTTCAGCACGAAAGGCAAATCGTTATGAACGAAAAAAATTTGAACAATATCTCACGGACTAA
- a CDS encoding anhydro-N-acetylmuramic acid kinase, translated as MQPTRVIGLMSGTSVDGIDTALVEISGRDLDLKVKLLAGETYPYSPQLREHILGLGAGTAISMADLAAIDDAIAHNFAQAAQHIQFGHPRATLIGSHGQTVYHRPPQGLEELGYSCQLGRGAMIAHLTGITTVSNFRIADIAAYGHGAPLVPKVDAYLLSHLQEERCIQNIGGIGNVTYLPARSDDWLSQIRGWDTGPGNSLLDLAVQHFTSGTKSYDNNGDWAASGTPCYPLVEKWLSHEYFHLPPPKSTGRELFGITYLHDCLEDAQPYQLNAADFLATITELTAVSIVHSYDNFLPKRPHKVILCGGGSRNSYLKNRLQLLLGNVPVSTTDKFGLSAAFKEAIAFAVLAYWRNINIPGNLPAVTGAYQEMLLGEIHDNYR; from the coding sequence ATGCAACCGACTCGCGTAATTGGTTTAATGAGTGGTACGTCCGTAGATGGGATAGATACCGCTTTAGTAGAAATTTCCGGTAGAGATTTGGATTTGAAAGTGAAATTACTGGCAGGGGAAACCTATCCCTACTCCCCTCAACTCAGAGAACACATTCTTGGGCTGGGGGCTGGTACGGCGATATCAATGGCAGATTTAGCCGCAATAGATGATGCGATCGCTCATAATTTTGCCCAAGCTGCTCAACATATTCAATTTGGTCATCCCAGAGCCACTCTCATCGGTTCTCATGGTCAAACTGTTTACCATCGTCCACCCCAAGGACTAGAAGAACTGGGTTATAGCTGCCAATTGGGACGGGGCGCGATGATTGCCCACTTAACAGGTATTACTACTGTCAGTAATTTCCGAATAGCAGATATAGCTGCTTATGGTCACGGTGCGCCCCTTGTTCCTAAAGTAGATGCCTATTTACTCAGTCATCTCCAGGAAGAACGTTGTATTCAAAATATTGGTGGTATTGGTAATGTTACGTATCTTCCTGCCCGTAGTGATGATTGGTTGTCGCAAATTCGCGGCTGGGATACAGGTCCAGGTAATAGTTTATTGGATCTAGCCGTCCAGCATTTTACAAGTGGCACTAAAAGCTATGATAATAATGGTGATTGGGCAGCCAGTGGTACACCCTGTTACCCCTTGGTGGAAAAATGGCTAAGTCACGAGTATTTCCATTTACCACCACCCAAATCTACTGGACGGGAGTTATTTGGGATTACCTATTTGCATGATTGTTTAGAGGATGCCCAACCCTACCAACTTAATGCCGCAGATTTTTTAGCAACTATCACAGAATTAACGGCAGTTTCTATTGTCCATAGTTATGATAATTTTCTCCCTAAAAGACCACATAAGGTAATATTATGTGGTGGTGGCAGTCGTAATAGTTACTTAAAAAATCGCTTACAGTTGCTGTTGGGGAATGTTCCAGTGTCAACTACAGATAAGTTTGGCTTAAGCGCTGCATTTAAAGAAGCGATCGCTTTTGCGGTTTTAGCATACTGGCGAAACATCAATATTCCTGGTAACTTACCCGCAGTCACAGGAGCATATCAAGAGATGCTTTTAGGAGAAATTCACGATAATTATCGCTAA
- the kdpB gene encoding potassium-transporting ATPase subunit KdpB, whose amino-acid sequence MNSATTSNSKAPRPPYRRKKHRKTRVSNKGMYFRAIGDAFIKLYPQYAIKNPVMFLVWMGTIITFSVTIYPELFGPINQKNPHLFNGLLTGILLFTVLFSNFAEAVAEGRGKAQADTLRSTQSATIAKTITVDGTITEVPANSLKQGDTIYVVSGDVIPADGEVIMGVASVDESAITGESAPVLKESGSDVASSVTGGTRIISDELIIRVTAEPGKGFIDRMIALVEGAERTKTPNEIALTVLLAVLSLVFLFVVATLPAFAYYVNSPVSIPVLIALLVALIPTTIGGLLSTIGIAGMDRVAQFNVIATSGRAIEACGDINTLVLDKTGTITLGNRLAEEFIPINGHSITEIANVALAASIFDDTPEGKSIVRLAEKLGANFDLNHKQAQGIEFSAKTRMSGTNLPGGMEVRKGSVEAIKGFVLSRHGQNTPELDVAYEQVSRQGGTPLAVCLDNKIYGVIYLKDIVKPGIRERFDQLRRMGVRTIMLTGDNRITASVIAQEAGVDEFIAEATPEDKISVIQREQAEGKIVAMTGDGTNDAPALAQANVGLAMNTGTQAAKEAANMVDLDSDPTKLIDIVSIGKQLLITRGALTTFSIANDIAKYFAIIPVLFTAANLGSLNIMKLSSVNSAILSALIYNALIIPALIPLALKGIQFRPLTANQLLQRNILIYGLGGVIAPFIAIKLIDMMITFVGLA is encoded by the coding sequence ATGAACTCAGCAACCACCTCTAATTCTAAAGCTCCCCGTCCTCCTTATCGCCGTAAGAAACACAGAAAAACGCGAGTATCTAACAAAGGAATGTATTTCCGGGCAATAGGAGATGCTTTCATTAAACTGTATCCCCAGTATGCCATCAAAAATCCAGTCATGTTTTTAGTATGGATGGGAACAATTATCACTTTCTCAGTCACCATTTACCCCGAATTGTTCGGTCCAATAAATCAAAAAAATCCCCATCTGTTTAACGGACTATTAACGGGAATTTTATTATTCACAGTTCTATTTAGCAACTTTGCCGAAGCCGTAGCCGAGGGACGAGGTAAAGCCCAAGCCGATACCTTACGTTCCACCCAATCAGCCACCATTGCCAAAACTATCACCGTTGACGGCACAATTACAGAAGTTCCTGCCAACAGCTTAAAACAGGGAGACACTATATATGTAGTCTCAGGCGATGTGATACCCGCAGATGGTGAAGTCATCATGGGTGTTGCTTCTGTAGATGAATCAGCAATTACAGGTGAATCTGCCCCAGTCCTCAAAGAATCAGGTTCAGACGTTGCCAGTTCAGTTACAGGTGGTACACGCATAATTTCTGATGAACTGATTATTCGTGTTACTGCTGAACCAGGCAAAGGCTTTATTGACCGGATGATTGCTCTGGTCGAAGGAGCAGAACGGACTAAAACCCCTAATGAAATTGCCTTAACAGTATTATTAGCAGTTCTGAGTTTAGTATTTTTATTCGTAGTAGCCACCCTGCCCGCCTTTGCCTACTATGTGAATAGTCCTGTGAGCATTCCTGTTCTCATTGCTCTTTTGGTAGCCCTTATCCCCACAACTATTGGCGGTTTACTGAGTACCATTGGTATTGCGGGTATGGATAGAGTGGCACAATTTAACGTCATTGCCACCTCTGGTAGGGCAATAGAAGCCTGTGGCGATATTAATACTCTGGTGCTTGATAAAACTGGAACAATCACCCTTGGCAACCGTTTAGCAGAAGAGTTTATCCCCATCAATGGTCATTCAATTACAGAAATTGCTAACGTGGCTTTGGCGGCTAGTATTTTTGACGATACTCCAGAAGGTAAATCTATTGTCCGACTGGCAGAAAAGTTAGGGGCAAATTTTGATTTAAACCACAAACAAGCACAGGGGATAGAATTTTCGGCAAAAACCCGCATGAGTGGTACTAATTTACCTGGGGGTATGGAAGTACGGAAAGGCTCAGTAGAAGCAATTAAAGGCTTTGTTCTCTCCCGTCATGGACAGAATACCCCAGAATTAGATGTTGCTTATGAACAAGTTTCTCGTCAAGGGGGTACACCTTTAGCAGTATGTCTGGATAACAAAATTTATGGTGTTATCTATCTCAAAGATATTGTGAAACCTGGTATCCGCGAACGATTTGACCAACTCCGACGGATGGGAGTACGGACTATCATGCTGACGGGAGATAACCGAATTACTGCTTCTGTGATTGCCCAAGAAGCTGGAGTAGATGAATTTATTGCTGAAGCGACACCAGAAGATAAAATCAGTGTAATTCAACGGGAACAGGCTGAGGGTAAAATTGTAGCGATGACAGGGGATGGAACTAATGATGCTCCCGCTTTGGCACAAGCTAATGTAGGTCTGGCAATGAATACGGGAACGCAAGCAGCTAAGGAAGCGGCTAATATGGTGGATTTAGATTCTGATCCCACCAAATTAATTGATATCGTTAGTATCGGCAAGCAATTGTTAATTACTCGTGGAGCGTTGACGACGTTTTCTATCGCTAATGATATTGCTAAATATTTTGCGATTATTCCCGTACTTTTCACCGCTGCTAATTTAGGAAGTTTGAATATTATGAAGTTGAGTAGCGTTAATTCGGCTATTCTTTCGGCGTTGATTTACAATGCTTTAATTATTCCGGCTTTGATTCCTTTAGCATTAAAAGGTATTCAGTTTCGACCTTTAACCGCTAATCAACTTCTGCAACGAAATATTTTAATTTATGGCTTAGGTGGGGTGATTGCTCCATTTATTGCGATTAAATTAATAGATATGATGATTACATTTGTGGGTTTAGCGTAA
- the kdpC gene encoding K(+)-transporting ATPase subunit C encodes MSIFRETFKAIRITLVIWLLTAIVYPLFILLVGQSFFPISANGSMISNINNQLIGSTLIGQGFTSDRYFHGRPSAVRYSQGKKAQPTGISGGSNLAPTNPELKKRILKQVEELQNQDKQPVGDLIYTSGSGLDPHISLKAARQQIERVAQARGIQEDDIIPLINKYFDGRFLGIFGEPGVNILRLNYALDLQDINLQQN; translated from the coding sequence ATGTCTATTTTTAGAGAAACTTTCAAGGCAATTAGAATAACTTTGGTAATTTGGTTATTAACAGCAATTGTCTATCCTCTTTTTATATTGCTAGTCGGTCAGTCTTTTTTCCCCATTTCAGCTAATGGTAGTATGATTTCAAATATCAATAATCAACTTATTGGTTCGACTTTAATTGGTCAGGGATTTACATCTGATCGTTATTTTCATGGTCGTCCTAGCGCTGTTAGATATAGTCAAGGTAAAAAAGCTCAACCGACTGGTATTTCTGGAGGTAGTAATCTCGCTCCCACTAACCCAGAACTTAAAAAACGTATTCTCAAGCAGGTGGAAGAATTACAGAATCAGGATAAACAACCTGTGGGTGATTTGATTTATACGTCAGGGTCTGGTTTAGACCCACATATTTCTTTAAAAGCAGCACGACAACAAATAGAGAGAGTGGCACAGGCACGGGGTATTCAGGAAGATGATATTATTCCGTTGATTAATAAGTATTTTGATGGCAGGTTTTTAGGAATTTTTGGTGAACCAGGGGTAAATATTTTACGTTTAAATTATGCTTTGGATTTACAAGATATTAATCTTCAGCAAAATTAG
- a CDS encoding Stp1/IreP family PP2C-type Ser/Thr phosphatase, giving the protein MKLESTGCTDRGRIRAYNQDSYYIDPAGRFFIVADGMGGHAGGEEASRIATEEIRSYLDKNWQSPQSSSEILEQALSTANQAIVKDQQNHPERADMGTTAVVIMIRPDELPVCGHVGDSRLYRLRKSQLEQITEDHTWIAKALKIGDITADEARVHPYRHVLSSCLGREDLHHIDIQPITLEQGDRLLLCSDGLTEELIDQKIFEYIKDAPNLEQAAHNLVEAAKEKGGHDNITVVLVSVEN; this is encoded by the coding sequence ATGAAACTTGAATCTACCGGTTGTACAGATCGGGGGCGTATTCGTGCTTATAATCAAGATTCCTACTATATTGATCCCGCAGGGCGATTCTTTATAGTCGCTGACGGGATGGGTGGTCATGCAGGAGGAGAAGAAGCCAGTCGCATCGCTACCGAAGAAATTCGTTCATATCTAGACAAAAATTGGCAATCCCCCCAATCTTCCTCGGAAATTTTAGAACAAGCTTTATCCACCGCCAATCAAGCCATAGTTAAAGACCAGCAAAATCATCCCGAACGTGCTGATATGGGAACAACAGCCGTAGTCATCATGATTCGTCCAGATGAATTACCTGTATGTGGTCATGTTGGCGATTCCCGTCTTTACCGTCTGCGAAAATCACAATTAGAACAAATTACAGAAGACCATACCTGGATCGCCAAAGCCCTGAAAATTGGCGACATTACTGCTGATGAAGCCAGAGTTCATCCCTATCGCCACGTTTTATCTAGTTGTTTAGGCAGAGAAGACCTCCATCACATTGATATTCAACCAATAACTCTAGAACAGGGCGATCGCCTACTTCTCTGTAGTGATGGACTTACAGAAGAACTCATAGATCAGAAAATCTTTGAATACATCAAGGACGCACCTAATTTAGAACAAGCTGCTCATAACCTAGTTGAAGCCGCTAAAGAAAAAGGTGGACACGATAATATTACCGTCGTCCTCGTGTCTGTAGAAAACTAA
- a CDS encoding type II toxin-antitoxin system HicB family antitoxin, whose product MLASYIDKAMELAVYEIIEDDGTYWGEIPGLQGVWANYKTLEGCRRELKEALSDWLALRLRLGLNIPLIEDINLNQITEPV is encoded by the coding sequence ATGCTGGCAAGTTACATTGATAAAGCAATGGAATTAGCAGTTTATGAAATTATTGAAGATGATGGTACTTATTGGGGTGAAATTCCAGGTTTGCAGGGAGTATGGGCAAATTATAAAACCTTAGAAGGTTGTCGGCGCGAGTTAAAAGAAGCACTTAGTGATTGGTTGGCTTTACGTTTACGTTTAGGGTTAAATATTCCTTTGATTGAGGATATTAACTTAAATCAAATTACAGAGCCAGTATAA
- a CDS encoding ABC1 kinase family protein, with the protein MEQGYSDKAYRWNREEYSSKRRFVDIWSFVLTLMFKIWRYNKAWSYPGGVTEAKQAARRKAQAIWIKTTFLDLGPTFIKIGQLFSTRADIFSAEYVEELSKLQDRVPAFSYEQVEGIIEQELGKKISVLFQDFEPVPLAAASLGQVHKAILYTGESVVVKVQRPGLKKLFEIDLGILKGIARYFQNHPKWGRGRDWMGIYEECCRILWEEIDYLNEGRNADTFRRNFRIYDWVKVPRVYWRYATSRVITLEYVPGIKVSQYDALDAAGVDRKAIARYGAQAYLHQLLNNGFFHADPHPGNLAVSPDGALIFYDFGMMGTIKSNVREGLMETLFGIAQKDGDRVVKSLVGLGAIAPVEDMGPVRRSVQFMLDNFMDKPFENQSVAAISEDLYELAYDQPFRFPATFTFVMRAFSTLEGVGKGLDPEFNFMEVAQPYAMQLMTNNSISEGNSFLNELSRQAVQVSSTALGLPRRLEDTLDKIERGDIRLRVRSVETERLIRRQGNIQLGISYALIISGFTIAATILLVSHYVWLASLIGLIAASVSFMLVRLLLRLDRYDRMY; encoded by the coding sequence ATGGAACAAGGTTACTCAGACAAAGCATACCGTTGGAATCGGGAAGAATACTCTAGCAAACGCCGCTTTGTGGATATTTGGTCTTTTGTCTTGACCTTGATGTTCAAAATTTGGCGCTATAACAAGGCTTGGAGTTACCCCGGTGGTGTAACAGAAGCCAAGCAAGCAGCTAGACGCAAAGCCCAAGCAATCTGGATTAAAACGACGTTTTTAGATTTGGGTCCGACTTTTATTAAGATTGGACAATTGTTTTCAACTCGTGCGGATATTTTCTCTGCTGAATATGTGGAGGAGTTATCTAAGTTACAAGATAGAGTCCCGGCATTTAGTTATGAACAGGTAGAAGGGATTATTGAGCAGGAATTAGGGAAGAAAATTTCCGTCCTGTTCCAAGATTTTGAACCTGTTCCCTTGGCTGCTGCTAGTTTGGGTCAAGTCCATAAGGCTATTTTGTATACTGGTGAATCAGTGGTTGTCAAGGTGCAACGCCCTGGACTCAAAAAGCTGTTTGAAATTGATTTAGGCATTCTTAAAGGTATTGCTCGCTATTTTCAAAACCATCCCAAATGGGGACGGGGGAGAGATTGGATGGGTATATATGAAGAATGTTGTCGGATTCTCTGGGAAGAAATTGATTATCTGAATGAAGGACGCAACGCCGATACTTTTCGCCGGAATTTCCGTATTTATGATTGGGTAAAAGTACCGAGAGTTTATTGGCGTTATGCTACCTCTAGAGTGATTACTTTGGAGTATGTGCCGGGGATTAAAGTTAGTCAATATGATGCTTTAGATGCAGCGGGTGTGGATAGAAAAGCGATCGCTCGTTACGGCGCACAAGCATATCTACATCAACTTCTTAACAATGGTTTCTTCCACGCTGACCCTCACCCTGGTAATCTGGCAGTTAGTCCCGACGGGGCTTTGATTTTCTACGACTTCGGGATGATGGGAACAATTAAATCCAATGTCCGCGAAGGATTAATGGAAACTTTATTTGGCATCGCCCAAAAAGATGGCGACCGTGTGGTAAAATCTCTAGTTGGTTTAGGAGCGATCGCCCCAGTTGAAGACATGGGACCTGTCCGTCGTTCAGTCCAGTTTATGCTGGATAACTTCATGGATAAGCCCTTTGAAAACCAATCTGTGGCAGCCATCAGTGAAGACCTGTATGAACTCGCTTATGATCAACCATTTAGGTTTCCAGCAACCTTTACCTTCGTCATGCGGGCTTTTTCTACCCTTGAAGGAGTTGGTAAAGGTTTAGATCCAGAATTTAACTTTATGGAAGTTGCCCAGCCTTACGCAATGCAGCTTATGACAAATAACAGTATTTCTGAGGGGAATAGCTTCTTGAATGAATTAAGCCGTCAAGCAGTCCAAGTCAGTAGCACTGCTTTAGGATTACCACGAAGATTAGAAGATACCCTAGATAAAATAGAACGTGGGGATATTCGACTAAGAGTTCGCTCCGTAGAAACTGAACGCCTGATACGGCGACAGGGTAATATTCAACTGGGAATAAGCTATGCTCTTATTATCAGTGGTTTTACAATTGCTGCCACAATTCTCCTAGTTAGCCATTATGTATGGTTAGCAAGTCTGATTGGTCTAATTGCCGCATCAGTTTCATTCATGCTGGTTCGCTTGCTTTTACGCCTCGACCGTTATGATCGGATGTATTAA